One window of Equus caballus isolate H_3958 breed thoroughbred chromosome 3, TB-T2T, whole genome shotgun sequence genomic DNA carries:
- the DUXB gene encoding double homeobox protein B: MWYQNRRSLYPGQSRSEPMNPLADGPNERPDLTVQQHQIDLSTLPSRSYHFPSSNSFSGNKTFLLALLPSHVSFVPDVIQGQNIMRTQPTQAVQGGENASSTLTLTNYVPIPLTLGGDLLDTQNPFWPQYQEKCQDHKEQTDTGVLQLKDNSQPHSEHKKQPPQDLGQVDISYIMQWWDEGYQALLAEWDPQKGTD, encoded by the coding sequence ATGTGGTATCAGAACCGAAGATCTCTGTACCCTGGGCAGAGCAGAAGTGAGCCCATGAATCCCTTGGCAGATGGCCCAAATGAGAGACCAGATCTGACAGTTCAGCAGCACCAAATTGACCTGTCCACTCTCCCAAGCAGGtcttatcattttccttcctccaaTTCTTTCAGCGGGAACAAAACATTTCTACTTGCTCTTCTTCCATCACATGTGTCTTTTGTCCCTGATGTGATCCAAGGACAAAATATCATGAGAACACAGCCTACACAGGCTGTGCAGGGAGGAGAGAATGCTTCCTCTACTTTGACACTTACAAATTATGTCCCAATACCCCTGACTTTGGGAGGAGACCTCTTGGATACTCAGAATCCTTTCTGGCCCCAATACCAAGAAAAATGCCAGGATCACAAAGAACAGACGGACACAGGAGTACTACAGTTGAAGGACAATTCTCAGCCTCATTCTGAGCACAAAAAACAGCCACCACAGGATCTGGGTCAGGTGGACATATCTTACATTATGCAATGGTGGGATGAGGGCTACCAGGCTCTGCTTGCAGAATGGGATCCTCAAAAAGGAACAGACTGA